CGTTCCGGCTTTGCGATAGTTGGTCAAGGTGGAGAGGTCCATAAACGAGATGACCGCGGCGTATTGGTGGCGCCGCGCCTCGGGGATGATTTCGCTCTGGCGGCGCACGGCCACAGTGTCGAACCGGCCGGGAGAGAAGGTGGGGTCGTTGGTCATCAGATGGTGCAGCAGGGTTTCGGTGACAAGCAGGTCGCCGGGCGTGCCGGCCGCCACACGACGCACCTCGCCGAGCTCCGCGTTGATGCGCACGGACGCGTCGTAGAGACGCCTGCCCACGGCGGTCGGCGTGACACCCCGCGTTTGGCGGACCAGCAGGGTGGTTTGGAATTCGTGTTCGAGGGTCTTGAGGCGCGCGCTGACGTTGGATTGCGCGTAACCGAGCGCCTTCGCGGCCTTGTTGAGCGAGCCTTCGTCGATGATGGCGCAGAAAATGTCCAGATCGTTGAGATTCATAGCGGCCGCTCCTTGTGATTATCTAATTGCCGGATTACCTGATTGCTAAATTGCTTGAATGTTCAATATATCATTAATCACGATGTATCTGAAAAGAAATCAACGCTAGAATAACTTAAGCAATAAGCATTTTACTAGAACCTCGAAGTTCTATATATCATCAAAACTGATATATCTGTCATTTTCAGGTACTATGCACGCACCCCATTTCTCGTTATCTTCGTAACCATAACCAAGAAGCGTTCGAAGCATTCCAGAAGCGCTCCGGCACGGAAAGGATACCAAGATGACAGTGAAAATCGGCATCAACGGATTCGGCCGCATCGGCCGGCTGACGTTCCGCAGGCTCTTCGAGCTGGGCGGCGACGAGGTGGAGGTAGCGGCCATCAACGACCTCACCGACCCGGCCATGCTCGCCTACCTCCTGCAGCACGACACCGTGCAGGGCAGGTTCCCAACGGAGGTCTCCAGCGACGAGACCGGCATCATCGTGGGCGGCAAACACTACGACGTCTACGCCGAGCGCGACGCCTCAAAGATTCCTTGGGCGCGCAACAACGGCGTCGAGCTCGTGGTCGAATCGACAGGCTTCTACACCAGCGACGCCAAGTCACAGGCGCATCTGGACGCCGGCGTGGCAAAGGTGCTTATCTCCGCGCCAGCCGGCGACGTGCCTACCGTGGTCTACGGCGTCAACCAAGACATCCTCGCAGCCAACGACACAATCATTTCGCCCGGCTCGTGCACCACGCAGTCCGTGGCGCTGCTGGCCAAACCGATGAACGACCGGTACGGCATCCGCGCCGGCTCCCTGACCACGACTCACGCCTACACCGCCTCGCAAAGCCTGACCGATGGTCCCAAAAGCGGCAAGCCACGTGTCAACCGAGCCGCCGGGGAAAACATCATCCCGCATTCCAGCGGCGCGGCCAAGGCCATTGGCTTGGTCATCCCCGAGCTCGACGGCAAGATGAAAGGCAAGGCGCAGCGCGTCCCGGTCCGCTCCGGCTCGCTCACCGAGCTGGCGCTGGTGTTGGAGCAGTCGCCAAGCGCCGAGGAGATCAACGATATGTTCCGTTCGATTACCGCAGGCAACGAGTCGTTCGGCTACGACGACA
This Bifidobacterium sp. ESL0790 DNA region includes the following protein-coding sequences:
- the gap gene encoding type I glyceraldehyde-3-phosphate dehydrogenase yields the protein MTVKIGINGFGRIGRLTFRRLFELGGDEVEVAAINDLTDPAMLAYLLQHDTVQGRFPTEVSSDETGIIVGGKHYDVYAERDASKIPWARNNGVELVVESTGFYTSDAKSQAHLDAGVAKVLISAPAGDVPTVVYGVNQDILAANDTIISPGSCTTQSVALLAKPMNDRYGIRAGSLTTTHAYTASQSLTDGPKSGKPRVNRAAGENIIPHSSGAAKAIGLVIPELDGKMKGKAQRVPVRSGSLTELALVLEQSPSAEEINDMFRSITAGNESFGYDDSGLVSSDVIGDTHGAIFDPTMTEVIGLGKGEGEGELAKVHAWYDNEYGFTCNMVRTLLHYAKL
- a CDS encoding LysR family transcriptional regulator; amino-acid sequence: MNLNDLDIFCAIIDEGSLNKAAKALGYAQSNVSARLKTLEHEFQTTLLVRQTRGVTPTAVGRRLYDASVRINAELGEVRRVAAGTPGDLLVTETLLHHLMTNDPTFSPGRFDTVAVRRQSEIIPEARRHQYAAVISFMDLSTLTNYRKAGTLTLKAAYLVGLDDESATSETTAGANRTGENNVGENETLPILINSDRECAFRKQTLQDLRTSAGIDSKDAPRKTMEVDSLETIITMVEQRKGIALLPTYLTHQRKLRAMDSTEIDLRYTIYEDVSLLS